CACCTGGCACTTATTATATTAAATGTGTAGCAGCTACAAGTTGTCCTACTGCTTATGGCGCTTATACTATATCTAACGTATTCACTCCGGCTAATTTAACAAACGATGTAGAGCCTAATAACTTTGCTATAGCAGCTATTAATCTCCCTGTTAACGGTGCTCTTACAGGACATATTGGGTACTATGGCAACTTGATAACTGATGCTACCGACTGGTATAAAATAACCATTCCTGCTGATGGTAAACTTGTTGTAAACACCAGCTCAGACTCCACTTTGTGCTTTGACGCTACTCTTTACGATCAAGACAGCGTAACTCAATTAGCAAGTACGGGTGGCGGTTATAATTGTGCTGTTTTCATAAAAACGTTTACTTACAACAACCTTACTTCTGGCACATATTATATTAAATGTATAAATATTTCTGGTTATGGCGCTTATACTATATCTAACTTATTCACTCCGGCTAATTTAACAAACGATGTAGAGCCTAATAACTTTGCTATAGCAGCTATTAATCTCCCTGTTAACGATACTCTTACAGGACATATTGGGTACTATGGCAACTTGATAACTGATGCTACCGACTGGTATAAAATAACCATTACTGCAAATGGGAAAGTAGTTGTAAACACCGGCTCTGACTCCACTGTGTGCTTTGACGCTACTCTTTACGATCAAGACAGCGTAACTCAATTAGTAGGTATGGGTGGCGGTTATAATTGTGCTGTTTTCATAAAAACGTTTACTTACAACAACCTTACTCCTGGCACATATTATATTAAATGTACAAATATTTCCGGTTATGGCGCTTATACAATTTCAAATCAGTTTATAGCAACTCCAACAGTAGGAACAATTACTCATCCAACATGTGCTGTGGCAACAGGAAGTGTAGTATTAAATAGTTTGCCGGCAACAGGTACATGGACAATAAATCCGGGTAGCATTACCGGAACAGGAACAAGTACAACAATATCAGGACTAGTAGCCGGAACATATAACTTTACTGTTACAAATGCATTAGGATTTACTTCAGTAGCATCAGCTAATGTGGTTATCAATGCCCAACCGGCAACACCAAGTGTTTCTAATCAAACAACATCAATTTTAACAGGTGGAACATTTACAGTAACTCCAAGTGGAGTTCCTGTGGGAACCACTTATACATGGACAGCCCCAGTTTATACAGGTGGAGTAACTGGAGGAAGCGCACAAACAATTCCACAATCAAATATTAGTGGAAGCTTAACTATTCTTTCAGGAACCGGTACTGCAACTTATACAGTAACACCTACTTCAGGATTATGCGTTGGAGCAACTTTTACTGTAACTGTAACAGTTACTTCTTCATGTGTGTCTGTTACTATAGAAACGCAACCAGCAGATAATAGTATGTGTGCAACCTCAGGAAATACATCATTTACAGTTGGTGCAAACGGCACATTTCCATTTACCTATCAATGGCAATATAATAATGGCGGTACATGGGCAAACGTACTAGATGGCACTCCCGCAGGCGCATCATATACTAATGCAACTACGGCAACCTTAGGTGTAACGGGAATTACCACAGCCGGAAGTCCTCAATATCGCTGTTATATTACCAATTGCAGTGGCTCCAGCAATGCAACATCAAATGCTGCTACCCTTACAGTAAATGCAACACCAACAGCTCCAATAGCAGGAACAATTACTCAACCAACGTGTGCTGTAGCAACAGGAAGTGCTGTTTTAAGCGGTTTGCCGTCAGGAAACTGGACTATTAATCCGGGTTCAATAGCAGGATCAAATACAAGTACAACCATTTCAAGCCTTGCAGTAGGAATATATAACTTTACTGTTACAAATGCAGCAGGATGTACTTCGGTAGTATCAGCCAATGTTGTTATCAATGCGCAACCAGAAACACCAACAGCTCCAACCGTAGGAACAATTACGCAACCAACGTGTACTGTAGCAACAGGAGGTGTAGTCTTAAATTATTTGCCGGCAACAGGAATCTGGACAATAAATCCAGGTGGCATTACTGGAACA
The Elusimicrobiota bacterium genome window above contains:
- a CDS encoding pre-peptidase C-terminal domain-containing protein — protein: MGSKNLFFKKNLLFLLIHYKNPINKTLKTKQIMKNLFFISLFLSAPFFVLAETEPNNVASQANILGVNASDAGTLGGTDLYDWWKITIPSDGKLTISTVSAVSLELDLYLYDINGTTQIASPWLAGVKDTVRHNSLMPGTYFVRATLWGTGSGSYTISNQFTPANLTNDTEPNNFAIAAINLPVNNTLTGHIGYYGNLITDATDWYKITIPADGKLVVNTISDATLRLQIYLYDQDSITQLAADFYACNIFNDTVKYNNLTPGTYYIKCARNTSCPTAYGAYTISNVFTPANLTNDTEPNNHALTAINLPVNGTLTGHLGYYGNLITDLTDWYKITIPSDGKLVVNIISDPTLLILGYLYDQDSITNIAGSGSPYACNIINNTMTYNNLTPGTYYIKCVAATSCPTAYGAYTISNVFTPANLTNDVEPNNFAIAAINLPVNGALTGHIGYYGNLITDATDWYKITIPADGKLVVNTSSDSTLCFDATLYDQDSVTQLASTGGGYNCAVFIKTFTYNNLTSGTYYIKCINISGYGAYTISNLFTPANLTNDVEPNNFAIAAINLPVNDTLTGHIGYYGNLITDATDWYKITITANGKVVVNTGSDSTVCFDATLYDQDSVTQLVGMGGGYNCAVFIKTFTYNNLTPGTYYIKCTNISGYGAYTISNQFIATPTVGTITHPTCAVATGSVVLNSLPATGTWTINPGSITGTGTSTTISGLVAGTYNFTVTNALGFTSVASANVVINAQPATPSVSNQTTSILTGGTFTVTPSGVPVGTTYTWTAPVYTGGVTGGSAQTIPQSNISGSLTILSGTGTATYTVTPTSGLCVGATFTVTVTVTSSCVSVTIETQPADNSMCATSGNTSFTVGANGTFPFTYQWQYNNGGTWANVLDGTPAGASYTNATTATLGVTGITTAGSPQYRCYITNCSGSSNATSNAATLTVNATPTAPIAGTITQPTCAVATGSAVLSGLPSGNWTINPGSIAGSNTSTTISSLAVGIYNFTVTNAAGCTSVVSANVVINAQPETPTAPTVGTITQPTCTVATGGVVLNYLPATGIWTINPGGITGTGTSSTITGLVAGTYNFTVTNASGCISVASANVVINAQPVTPTAPTVGTITQPTCAVSTGSVVLSGLPAGSWIINPGSITGSITSTTISGLAAGTYTYTVTNASGCISVASANVVINAQPVTPTAPTVGTITQPTCTVATGSVVLSGLPSGAWSINPGSIGGSTTSTTISGLVAGTYNYTVTNEAGCTS